The segment GATGGGTTTAttgctgttaaaatacaccagttatgctattttggaccaACAGGCTGTGATGTCAtgcatgtgaatccttaaagagatgggcggGGCTAAGGCATAAGAGGGTGTGcccgatgctgaatgggtgtcgaCAAAGAAGAACTCTCCAGTACATGTACCCAAGcgttcaagggccattttctcaaaagtggggttacaagtttattaactttcaaagcagaattactttccctcAACTGTAGTGTTACAGTATGATATACTGTTTtcgagtctctacttttatccaatgtaaaaaaaaaacacaatttaaaatgtTGATACATAAGACAAAATCGAGCCAGTCGGTCACACATGCTCACAATCGTAAAGATTCTCTATATATTGCGATTTGAAGCTGTGATTTGTTTATTATGATTAGACATTCCCATCGTATTGCTCGTCATGTCtgatgcagagaggagagagcatgaCACAGtttgttttgatcagtcatggaaaaaCATGTTGGTTCCCTGTTTCAAAAGAAAATTAATAACAAGGAAAAAATACTAGTTTCGGGCAGGCACAGCTGGCAAAAATAATATTGAGATATGTTGTCAAATAATATCCCAATATGTAACTATTTTTTCCCGCCAGATCCACGCTGCTAGAGCCCCAAGGGCTGAAGGCCTGGTACCGCCTTGGGCAGGCCAACctggaggcaggggagctggaaGAGGCCGACAGGGCCTTCAGAAAACTACAGGAGCTCCAGCCTGACTCTCCCTCTGCCCTGAGAGGActgagagaggtggggaggagggagcgagagacgaatagcagactgggacagagactTGGCAAGATGTTCAGctgaagagggagagtgagagaggactgCTAGCCAACTGGGACAGGAACTGAGTCAAATGTTCAgccaagaaggagagggtgacAATTAGCAGACTATTTTTTTTCATCCACAAATAGTCTTAGGCTGCGTTTATATAagtagcccaattctgatattttttccaaTATTGGTCTTTGACCAATCACAAGTAAaataaatatcagaattgggatgTCTGTGTAAATATGGGCACTGGATTATGAGATTTAAGTGTCAGTCATTTTTTTTTCTTGAACTGTTAAGACACTGGAGCTGTTCTAGAAAAGACATTTAAGAAGTGGTTTAGAAATTAGCTGGAATTATGGGAAGGACGGCCTTTCACAAACTGTCCTGGGGACACCAAGAGCCACACAgaggtttttgccctagcactacattACTAATTCAAATCATCAAAGTTTGACGATGAGTtagttatttgaatcagctgtgtagtgtcaGGGCACCCCAGTTAGAAACGCTGGGGCAGGATTAGGGTTGTAaagggagggtacaacacaaaTGAGTGGCTACTCTGACAAATCAGTCTGGTCTTGACATCAAAcaaacaatagcccaggccaatgaTACGGGAAAAAAGATTGCACATCTTAGATACACATAGGAGGAGAtatctatctacacacacacacgtacagttgaagtcagaagtttatatacaccttagccaaatacatttaaactcagtttttcacgattcctgacatttaatcctagtaaacattacctgtcttaggtcagttaggaagatcactttattttaagaatgtgaaatgtcacaataatagtagagagaatgatttatttcagcttttatttctttcatcacattctcagtgggccaaaagtttacatacactcaattagtatttggtagcattgcctttcaattgtttaacttgggtcaaatgtttcgggttgCCCGTTtcgggcccattcctcctgacagagctggtgtaactgagtcatgtttgtataggcctccttgctcacacacgctttttcagttctgcccacaaattttctataggattgaggtcagggctttgtgatggccactcaaataccttgactttgttgtccttaagccattttgcctcaactttggaagtatgcttggggttattgtccatttggaagacccatttgcaaccgaGCTTTatctttctgactgatgtcttgagatgtggcttcaatatatccacatcattttcctccctcatgatgccatctattttgtgaagtgcaccagttcctcctgcagcaaagcacccccacaacatgatgctgccacccccatacttcacggttgggatggtgttctttggcttgcaagcctcccccttttttcctccaaacataacgatggtcattatggccaaacagttctatttttgtttcatcagacaaaaggaaatttctccaaaaagtacaatctttgtccccatgtgcagttgcaaaccgtagcctggcttttttatggcggtttcggagcagtggcttcttccttgctgagcggcctatcaggttatgtcgatacaggactcgttttactgtggatatagatacttttgtacctgtttcctccagcatcttcacatggtcctttgctgttgttctgggattgatttgcacttttttactaaagtacgttcacctctaggagacagaaagcgtctccttcctgagcggtatgatgtcagtgtggtctcatggtgtttatacttgcgtactgttgtttttacagatgaacgtggtaccttcaggcgtttggaaccagacttgtggaggtctacacactttttttctgaggtcttggctgatttcttttgattttcccatgatgtcaagcaaagaggcacagaagtgggtcttgaaatacatccacatgtacacctccaattgactcaaaagatgtcaattagcctatcagaagcttctaaatcatGACATTTtgtggaattttacaagctgtttaaaggcacagtcaacttagtgtatgtaaacttctgacccactggaattgtgatacagtgaaatactctgtctgtaaacaattgttggaaaagttacttgtgtcatgaacaaagtagatgtcctaaccgacttgccaaaactatagtttgttaaaacgaaatttgtggagtggttgaaaaattagttttaatgactccaacctaatgtaaacttctgacttcaactgttcatacacacacacacactaccggtcaaaggttttagaacgcCTACTCATtaaatggtttttctttatttgactatttttctacattgtataattaatagtgaagacatcaaagctatgaaatatcACATGGAATAATATAgtctaaaaaagtgttaaacaaatcaaaatatatattttatatttgaggttcttcaaatagctaccctttgccttgatgacagctttgcacacttttggcattctctcaaccagcttcatctggaatgctattccaacaatcttggagttcccacatatgctgagcacttgtttgctgcttttccttcactgtgCTGTCctacttatcccaaaccatctcaatttggttgaggtcgggggattgtggggGCCACaatggtaaaatagcccttacacagcctggaggtgttttgagtcatcgtcctgttgaaaaacaaattatactCCCACtcagcccaaaccagatgggatggcatatcgctgcagaatgctgtggtagccatgctggttaagtgtgccttgaattctaaataaatcacagacattgtcatcagcaaagcaccccccacacaATAACACCACCTCCACGCAtaatggtgggaaatacacatgcggagatcatccgttcacccacaccgcctctcacaaagacacggcggttgcaaccacaaatctcaaatttggactccaaacCAAAGGAtacatttccaccagtctaatgtccattgcttgtatttcttggcctaagcaagtcttcttcttattggtgtcctttagtagtggtttctttgcagcaattcgaccatgaaggcctgattcacgcagtctcctctgaacagttgatgttgagatgagtctgttacttgacctctgaaggatttatttgggctgcagtttctgaggctggtatctctaatgaacgtatcctctgcagcagataagcagacagtttcatcatatcgCCAGACAGTTTAATCATATCgcttggtttttgcgactgcattttgAAGAAACTTTCGAAGTTcttgttctgtattgactgaccttcatgtctttaaaaAATAATGGActattgtttctctttgcttttttgagctgttctccaaatagggccatcttctgtataccacccctgccttgtcacaactgattggctcaaacacattaagaagtaaAGAAATTGTGCAAAGTGCAAAGCTgcaatcaaggcaaagggtatctatttgaagaatctaaaatataaaatatattttgatttgttcaacactttttttttttttttttggttcctATGTGATTCCatatacagtggtggaaaaagtactcaattgtcatacttgagtaaaagtaaagatgccttttaatagaaaatgacgCAAGTAaatgtgaaagtcacccagtaaaatactatttgagcaagagtctaaaagtatttggttttaaatatacagaagtatcaaaagtaaatgggattgctaaaatatatttaaatatcaAATGTAAAAGTATGAACTATTTCAAAttacttatattaagcaaactagaCAGGACaatttaattgttttattttattgactGATAGCCAGCCTCTCAACACTCATAATTTACAAAATAAGcatctgtttagtgagtctgccaggtcagaggcagtagggatgaccagggatgttctcttgataagtgtgtgaattggaacattttcctgtcaaaatgtaacaagtacttttgggtgtcagggaaaatgtatggagtaaaaagtacattttcattaggaatgtagtgaagtaaaagttgtcaaaaaatatataaatagtgtagtagtatagatACACCAAATTACTTTCGTACTTttagtattttacaccactgtcCATATGTTTCATAGTTTATCTTTACTATTATTCACTattttttcctcaatctacacacaatatcccctAATGAcaaatttgcaaatgtattacaaataaaacccATATTCAGACCTTTTGTTAATGAGAATCATCTTTACTAATGTTGCAGAAATCAGTAAAGagagcacacagctcagacacccatgcataccccacatgacatgccaccagaggtctcttcacagtccccaagtccagaacagactatgggagtcgcacagtactacatagagccatgactacatggaactctattccacatcaagtaactaatgcaagcagtaaaactagatttttaaaaacaaaacaaatacacGTTATTGAACAgcaggactgtgaagagacacaggcACGCATACACATCTAATATATACTGCCTAATGTATACTACACATCTTGTATATACTGTTGTGTATACTACACAGctaatatactgtaatgtatacTATACATCTATtgtatataatgtatcctacaCAGCTCACTGTCTACTACACTTATCATACTGTGTATACTGTAATGTATACTACACAtcctaatatacagtgcatttggaaagtattctgaacctttgactttttccacattttgttccattacagccttattcacaAAAAGAAAATGCCcctcaacctacacacaataccccataatgacatcacaataccccataatgacatcacaataccccataatgacatcacaataccccataatgacatcataataccccataatgacaaagcaaaaacaggtacatttttttgcacatttattacaaataaaaactgatatcacatttacataagtattcagaccctttactcagtactttgttgaagcacctttggaagcgagcactctggagaaggttttcatcaaggatctctctgtactttgctctgttcatctttcccttgagcctgactagtctcccagtccctgctgctgaaaaacatccccacagcatgatgatgccaccacgtttcaccttagggatggtgccaggtttcctccaaatgcgacgcttggtattcaggccaaagaattcaatcttgttttcatcagaccagagaatcttgtttcttatggtctgacagtcctttaggtgccttttggcaaagtccaagcgggctgtcatgtgccttttactgaggagcggcttccatctggccactctaccataaagacctgattggtggagtgctgcagagatggttgtccttctggaaggttctcccatctccacagaagaactctcgagctctgtcagagtgacaaccttgattgctcagtttggctgggcggccagctcttggaagagtcttggtggttccaaacttcttccatttaagaatgatagaggccactgtgttcttgaccttcaatgctgcaaacattttttggtacccttccccagatctgtgcctccacataatcctgtctcggtgctctacggacaattattccaacctcatggctggtttttgctctgacatgcactttccaAAAATtgtccaaccaattgaatttaccacaggtggactccaatcaagttgtagaaacatctcaaggatgatcaatggaaacaggatgcaccggagctcaatttcgagtctcatagcaaaaggtctgtatacttatttttaaaacatttgcaaacatttctaaaacctgttttcactttgtcattatggggtatcgtatgtagattgatgacgaACAtgttttattgaatccattttagaatatgtttaggggttagggttagcatatTCCCCCCAATGCAAGCCCGTACTGTATATTCCACCCACTATAAGCCCCgtactgtatatccccccactataagccccgtactgtatatccccccgctataagccccgtactgtatatccccccactataagccccgtactgtatatccccccactataagccccgtactgtatatccccccactataagccccgtactgtatatccccccactataaGCCCCGTACTGTATATTCCCCCCCACTATAAGCCCTgtactgtatatccccccactataagccctgtactgtatatccccccactataagccctgtactgtatatccccccactataagccccgtactgtatatccccccactataagccccgtactgtatatccccccactataagccccgtactgtatatccccccactataagccccgtactgtatatcccccgctataagccccgtactgtatatccccccactataagccccgtactgtatatccccccactataagccccgtactgtatatccccccactataagccccgtactgtatatccccccactataagccccgtactgtatatccccccactgcaagccccgtactgtatatccccccactataagccccgtactgtatatccccccactataagccccgtactgtatattccccccactataagccccgtactgtatatccccccactgcaagccccgtactgtatatccccccactataagccccgtactgtatatccccccactataagccccgtactgtatatccccccactataagccccgtactgtatatccccccactataagccccgtactgtatatccccccactgcaagccccgtactgtatatccccccactataagccccgtactgtatatccccccactataagccccgtactgtatatccccccactgcaagccccgtactgtatatccccccactataagccccgtactgtatatccccccactataagccccgtactgtatatccccccactataagccccgtactgtatatccccccactataagccccgtactgtatatccccccactataagccccgtactgtatatccccccactataagccccgtactgtatatccccccactataagccccgtactgtatatccccccactataagccccgtactgtatatccccccactataagccccgtactgtatatccccccactataagccccgtactgtatatccccccactataagccccgtactgtatatccccccactataagccccgtactgtatatccccccactataagccccgtactgtatatccccccactataagccccgtactgtatatccccccactataagccccgtactgtatatccccccactataagccccgtactgtatatccccccactataagccccgtactgtatatccccccactataaGCCCCGTACTGTATATCCCCCCGCTATTACCCCCGTACTGTATATCCCCCCGCTATAAGCCCCGTACTGTATATCCCCCCGCTATAAGCCCCGTACTGTATATCCCCCCGCTATAAGCCCCGTACTGTATATCCCCCCGCTATAAGCCCCGTACTGTATATCCCCCCCCTATAAGCCCCGTACTGTATATCCCCCCGCTATAAGCCCCGTACTGTATATCCCCACGCTATAAGCCCCGTACTGTATATCCCCCCCACTATAAGCCCTgtactgtatatccccccactataagccccgtactgtatatccccccactataagccccgtactgtatatccccccactataagccccgtactgtatatcccccactataagccccgtactgtatattccccccactataagccccgtactgtatatccccccactataagccccgtactgtatatccccccactataagccccgtactgtatatccccccactataagccccgtactgtatatcccccactataagccccgtactgtatattccccccactataagccccgtactgtatatccccccactataagccccgtactgtatatccccccactataagccccgtactgtatatccccccactataagccccgtactgtatatccccccactataagccccgtactgtatattccccccactataagccccgtactgtatatccccccactataagccccgtactgtatatccccccactataaGCCCTGTACTGTATATCCCCCCCACTATAAGCCCTgtactgtatatccccccactataagccccgtactgtatatccccccactataagccctgtactgtatatccccccactataagccctgtactgtatatccccccactataagccctgtactgtatatccccccactataagccctgtactgtatatccccccactataagccccgtactgtatatccccccactataagccctgtactgtatatccccccactataagccccgtactgtatatcccccccactataagccccgtactgtatatccccccactataagccccgtactgtatatccccccactataagccccgtactgtatatccccccactataaGCCCCGTACTGTAGATTCCCCCACTATAAGCCCCgtactgtatatccccccactataagccccgtactgtatatccccccactataagccccgtactgtatatccccccactataagccccgtactgtatatccccccactataagccccgtactgtatatccccccactataagccccgtactgtatatccccccactataagccccgtactgtatattccccccactataagccccgtactgtatattccccccactataagccccgtactgtatatccccccactataagccccgtactgtatatccccccactataagccccgtactgtatatccccccactataaGCCCCGTACTGTATATTCCCCCACTATAAGCCCTgtactgtatatccccccactataaGCCCCGTACTGTATATCCCCCGCTATAAGCCCCGTACTGTAGATTCCCCCACTATAAGCCCCGTACTGTATATTCCCCCACTATAAGCCCCGTACTGTATATTCCCCCCACTATAAGCCCCgtactgtatatccccccactataagccccgtactgtatatcccccccactataagccccgtactgtatatccccccactataagccccgtactgtatatccccccactataagccctgtactgtatatccccccactataagccccgtactgtatatcccccccctataagccccgtactgtatatccccccactataaGCCCCGTACTGTATATCCCCCCAATGCAAGCCCgtactgtatatccccccactataaGCCCCGTACTGTATATTCCCCCCACTATAAGCCCCGTACTGTAGATTCCCCCACTATAAGCCCCGTACTTTAAcaatgacagcttctccatcctggagtgGGAAATAaataatttccaggcccagggacatgtactagtctgtggtgacctaaatgtcagaactggacaagaacctgacaccctcagcacacagggagacaaacacctacctggaggtgaccgCATTCCCTCCACAATATGCCTCCCTAGACACCACTATgacaaaaacaggtcacaactcctgtagctctgtcgcatgctgggtctgtacatagtcaatggtaagCTTCAAGGGGACTCCTAGGGTAGGTACACCGATCTTAACCCATAGTCTGAgtgttcagtcagcccactgacacccctatcagaccacagcaaaatcacagtctacttgaacagagcaatactcaaccatgaggcatcaaagccaaatgaACAACACAATATCAAGAAATGCTTTAGACTgaaggaaagtagtgtagaaatctaccaaaaaacaattaggcaacaacaaattcaatccctttgagacaacttcctggacaaaacgtttcactgtaatagtgaagttTTAAACTTGGCAGTCGAAAGCCTGAATATTATTATTGTCctttcagcttccctatcaaatttaaaaatgtcaagcagacaacctaagaaaatgtgTAACAATTACAAAttatttgatgaagaatgcaaaaccCTAAGTTGTTTGCGCggtgttgcaaaataaatgtacacgttATTCGACAATTTCATCCAAACTGCTTGTGCAGTGCAACGGCCGTCTGCGTAGCAGAATATAACT is part of the Oncorhynchus masou masou isolate Uvic2021 chromosome 33, UVic_Omas_1.1, whole genome shotgun sequence genome and harbors:
- the LOC135527656 gene encoding FK506-binding protein-like, with translation MTPIEEEEEEDEETEKKDSLEAPTDRQYRSTKASLYSNLSLCQLKLGQWSRARGCASRSTLLEPQGLKAWYRLGQANLEAGELEEADRAFRKLQELQPDSPSALRGLREVGRRERETNSRLGQRLGKMFS